Proteins encoded together in one Diabrotica undecimpunctata isolate CICGRU chromosome 3, icDiaUnde3, whole genome shotgun sequence window:
- the LOC140435881 gene encoding U6 snRNA phosphodiesterase 1 gives MIGKGSLSLLSEYGGDSSDDDELGPRLARKRTFEDQDEEGHSFKKRLPVPEVLLKDKQTAEEHVDDPHLHGGRIRSFAHERGNWATFVYIPLNHTEGMLELINEIIAAVPNIPLICVDDFHISLTKTVILKHHWINSFVDGVRLKTNYLKRFMILFDSLKIYCNEERTRTFIGIQTKSGYDSLIKLVDILNICLSEFMLPSFYNDPSFHMSIIWCLGDYEEELNRILPQLNSKLHDLMDSSNQENWYIYVQFIMCKTGNKYFKFDLT, from the exons ATGATAGGAAAAGGATCTTTATCCCTTTTAAGTGAATACGGAGGAGACAGTTCAGACGATGATGAACTTGGACCAAGATTAGCAAGAAAACGTACTTTTGAAGATCAAGATGAAGAGGGCCATAGTTTTAAAAAGAG gTTACCAGTACCAGAGGTATTATTAAAAGATAAACAAACAGCAGAAGAGCATGTTGATGATCCCCATTTGCATGGTGGTAGGATCAGATCTTTTGCTCATGAAAGAGGCAATTGGGCAACATTTGTATATATTCCAT TGAATCATACAGAAGGGATGCTAGaattaattaatgaaataatAGCAGCAGTTCCTAATATTCCTTTAATTTGTGTTGACGATTTCCACATTAGTCTGACAAAAACTGTGATATTAAAACACCACTGGATTAATTCTTTTGTTGATGGTGTTAGGTTAaagacaaattatttaaaaag GTTCATGATTCTTTTTGACAGTCTCAAGATATATTGTAACGAAGAACGCACCAGAACTTTTATAGGAATTCAAACCAAATCTGGATATGATTCATTAATTAAATTGGTAGATATTCTGAACATTTGTCTATCAGAATTTATGTTGCCATCCTTTTATAAT gatccatcttttcATATGAGCATTATTTGGTGCTTAGGTGATTATGAAGAGGAATTAAATCGAATATTGCCACAATTAAACTCTAAATTGCACGATTTAATGGACAGCTCCAATCAAGAAAATTGGTACATATATGTCCAGTTTATCATGTGCAAAActggaaacaaatattttaaatttgatttaaccTAA